In a single window of the Raphanus sativus cultivar WK10039 chromosome 9, ASM80110v3, whole genome shotgun sequence genome:
- the LOC108824972 gene encoding putative F-box protein At3g16210 isoform X1 produces MSSRNLKMMRELPFELVVEILTRVPVKDLLRFRCVCKSWRSLFKEERFWRQHMTHAPTRIVSFGWEDTLHGRFSENEMKMILEEVKINVGDDIAWLTDATAVVGHAHGLLCLYFQGNVFGLWNPSLRELRTIHPPHLYTWYEMGFGYDPSSQDYKLVLVLKTQGEGSRSSQALVLSLKSGAYRMIDCLCLENFDMVHSTTAGTRVGEIIYWQVWGDNLKVTEKLLSFDLVSETFNLCPRPRPSNRGIGFPRLIAGLRGGGGLSTVGVDDMSSSGGLIVWSAQHDAAGRIKSWSKICSLSLAFLEISTGCPRIDNIFLASAMTYAGLLLALVTFGGEEKKLLSYNLEDKSLTLVETSVSLSICGFLRTYVETLFPVPIPDWNP; encoded by the coding sequence ATGTCATCTAGAAATCTGAAGATGATGAGAGAGCTTCCGTTTGAATTAGTGGTGGAAATACTGACTAGGGTTCCTGTGAAGGATTTATTGCGGTTTAGATGTGTCTGCAAAAGTTGGCGATCTTTGTTCAAAGAAGAGAGGTTTTGGAGACAGCACATGACTCATGCCCCAACGAGGATTGTGTCCTTTGGTTGGGAGGATACTCTACACGGTCGATTTTCTGAAAACGAGATGAAGATGATACTCGAAGAGGTTAAGATTAACGTTGGAGATGACATTGCTTGGCTTACCGATGCTACTGCAGTAGTTGGTCACGCCCATGGACTGCTTTGCTTATATTTTCAAGGCAACGTTTTTGGTCTTTGGAACCCTTCATTGAGAGAATTAAGAACAATACACCCACCTCATCTCTATACCTGGTATGAGATGGGTTTTGGCTATGACCCCTCAAGTCAAGATTATAAGCTTGTGTTGGTTCTAAAAACGCAAGGCGAGGGCAGCCGCTCCTCTCAAGCACTTGTGTTATCCTTAAAGTCAGGTGCGTATCGGATGATTGATTGCCTGTGTTTGGAAAACTTTGACATGGTCCACAGTACGACTGCTGGAACCCGGGTTGGTGAAATTATCTACTGGCAGGTATGGGGTGATAATTTAAAAGTAACTGAGAAGCTTTTGAGCTTTGATTTGGTGTCTGAGACATTCAACTTGTGTCCACGCCCACGTCCCAGTAATCGTGGTATAGGGTTTCCTCGACTTATAGCGGGATTGAGAGGAGGTGGTGGTCTATCTACAGTTGGGGTTGACGACATGTCTAGTAGTGGTGGTTTAATCGTTTGGTCTGCCCAACATGATGCTGCTGGTCGTATCAAATCCTGGAGCAAGATTTGCAGTCTCTCGCTTGCCTTTCTTGAAATCTCGACTGGTTGTCCTCGTATCGATAACATCTTTCTAGCGTCTGCGATGACCTATGCAGGATTGCTATTAGCTCTTGTAACATTtggaggagaagaaaaaaaattgctttCCTACAACTTAGAGGACAAAAGTTTGACACTTGTTGAAACTAGTGTCTCCCTCTCTATATGTGGGTTTCTTCGCACCTATGTTGAAACGCTTTTCCCCGTCCCTATTCCTGACTGGAATCCTTAA
- the LOC108824973 gene encoding LOW QUALITY PROTEIN: sphingolipid delta(4)-desaturase DES1-like (The sequence of the model RefSeq protein was modified relative to this genomic sequence to represent the inferred CDS: inserted 3 bases in 3 codons; deleted 1 base in 1 codon; substituted 2 bases at 2 genomic stop codons): protein MRKGGRESISKEEGVMATDFFWSYTDEPQASRRRQILSLYPQNQIKELFGTEVFLKVFHLLSLLDLLFFLILFIYDNVFEDIHHMNELVNQNQPTYNSCEVMISNLPICVSMSVTFQKYHLQHHRFQGVDSVDMDVPTYTKAHLVTNIFAKTFWDLLQLLFYALIPLFIKPKPPXYWEFVNFIIQIGXDVSVFLFLGWKYFAYLIFSTFVGGRVHPVAGHFISEHYGFNPNQETYSXYGPLNLLTLSVRYHNEHHDFPRIPQNKLHKLKEVAGEXCEGLKSYKSWSQVIYIXADKTIGPFSRTKRKFSQQLHIISLE, encoded by the exons atGAGAAAAGGAGGACGTGAGAGTATATCAAAGGAAGAAGGAGTCATGGCTACAGATTTCTTCTGGTCTTACACTGATGAGCCTCAAGCTTCAAGAAGACGTcagattctctctctctatcctcAGAATCAGATCAAAGAACTCTTTGGTACTGAGGTTTTTCTCAAGGTCTTTCATCTTTTATCACTGTTAGatctattatttttcttaatcctCTTTATTTATGATAATGTGTTTGAAGATATACATCACATGAACGAATTA GTAAACCAAAATCAGCCAACTTATAACTCATGTGAAGTTATGATATCCAA TTTGCCAATCTGTGTATCAATGTCGGTGACCTTCCAAAAATACCATCTTCAGCATCACCGGTTCCAAGGAGTAGACAGTGTTGATATGGACGTGCCAACCTATACCAAAGCTCACTTAGTAACAAACATATTTGCCAAAACATTTTGGGATTTGTTACAACTCTTATTTTACGCTCTTATACCATTATTCATCAAACCAAAACCAC GTTATTGGGAATTTGTCAACTTTATTATTCAGATAG TAGATGTATCTGTGTTTCTCTTCTTGGGATGGAAATATTTTGCGTATTTAATCTTCTCGACGTTTGTTGGAGGCAGAGTGCATCCAGTAGCTGGACATTTTATCTCAGAACATTATGGTTTTAACCCAAACCAAGAGACTTATTCCTAGTATGGTCCATTGAATCTGCTTACATTGAGTGTTAGATACCATAACGAGCACCATGAT TTTCCGAGGATACCGCAAAATAAGCTACATAAGTTGAAAGAGGTAGCAGGAGAGTAATGTGAAGGATTGAAGTCGTATAAGTCATGGTCACAAGTGATATATA ACGCGGATAAAACAATTGGACCTTTTAGCAGAACGAAGAGAAAATTTTCACAACAGCTACACATAATAAGTCTTGAATAG
- the LOC108824972 gene encoding putative F-box protein At3g16210 isoform X2: MTHAPTRIVSFGWEDTLHGRFSENEMKMILEEVKINVGDDIAWLTDATAVVGHAHGLLCLYFQGNVFGLWNPSLRELRTIHPPHLYTWYEMGFGYDPSSQDYKLVLVLKTQGEGSRSSQALVLSLKSGAYRMIDCLCLENFDMVHSTTAGTRVGEIIYWQVWGDNLKVTEKLLSFDLVSETFNLCPRPRPSNRGIGFPRLIAGLRGGGGLSTVGVDDMSSSGGLIVWSAQHDAAGRIKSWSKICSLSLAFLEISTGCPRIDNIFLASAMTYAGLLLALVTFGGEEKKLLSYNLEDKSLTLVETSVSLSICGFLRTYVETLFPVPIPDWNP; encoded by the coding sequence ATGACTCATGCCCCAACGAGGATTGTGTCCTTTGGTTGGGAGGATACTCTACACGGTCGATTTTCTGAAAACGAGATGAAGATGATACTCGAAGAGGTTAAGATTAACGTTGGAGATGACATTGCTTGGCTTACCGATGCTACTGCAGTAGTTGGTCACGCCCATGGACTGCTTTGCTTATATTTTCAAGGCAACGTTTTTGGTCTTTGGAACCCTTCATTGAGAGAATTAAGAACAATACACCCACCTCATCTCTATACCTGGTATGAGATGGGTTTTGGCTATGACCCCTCAAGTCAAGATTATAAGCTTGTGTTGGTTCTAAAAACGCAAGGCGAGGGCAGCCGCTCCTCTCAAGCACTTGTGTTATCCTTAAAGTCAGGTGCGTATCGGATGATTGATTGCCTGTGTTTGGAAAACTTTGACATGGTCCACAGTACGACTGCTGGAACCCGGGTTGGTGAAATTATCTACTGGCAGGTATGGGGTGATAATTTAAAAGTAACTGAGAAGCTTTTGAGCTTTGATTTGGTGTCTGAGACATTCAACTTGTGTCCACGCCCACGTCCCAGTAATCGTGGTATAGGGTTTCCTCGACTTATAGCGGGATTGAGAGGAGGTGGTGGTCTATCTACAGTTGGGGTTGACGACATGTCTAGTAGTGGTGGTTTAATCGTTTGGTCTGCCCAACATGATGCTGCTGGTCGTATCAAATCCTGGAGCAAGATTTGCAGTCTCTCGCTTGCCTTTCTTGAAATCTCGACTGGTTGTCCTCGTATCGATAACATCTTTCTAGCGTCTGCGATGACCTATGCAGGATTGCTATTAGCTCTTGTAACATTtggaggagaagaaaaaaaattgctttCCTACAACTTAGAGGACAAAAGTTTGACACTTGTTGAAACTAGTGTCTCCCTCTCTATATGTGGGTTTCTTCGCACCTATGTTGAAACGCTTTTCCCCGTCCCTATTCCTGACTGGAATCCTTAA